The genomic window attagttgtatgccctcatctgtattacacAATTAGATTCCTcattctctttttttccttgaCCAATCACTTTATTTCattcctcctcgtgttttttattgtacttgctttgtttaTATTCTCATTCCTGGACAAGACAAACTTTCTGCcaaagccacaaaatgcatcttcttgggatattccaaaCTTCAAAAAGGTTATCGTTGTTGTTCCTCTGAGACTCATCActactttctctccgctgatgtcactttctttgaggactcaccattcttctccacctctgagtctcttcctatTTCTGAAGTCTTAacccttcccattatctccccacctgatgcagtgccttctcacccacttcaggtttatcatcatCGGCATCATGTCGttgttcctccttctttggccgaggtacctactgactcacttcctatcccttcggcttctcttaccccggctctgcctccttctgctaacttacccattgctcttcgaaaaggtaatcgatctacttgtaatcctcatcccatttacaattttttgagttaccatcgattattTTCACCCTATTCTACATTTATTTCTTctatatcttctgtttctcttcccaagagcacccctgAGGCTCTTTCCTATCCAGGCTGACGACAgacaatggtagatgaaatggctgctttacactccaatggcacttgggatcttatTGTTTTACCCTCCgataaatctacagttggttgtcgttgggtctacatagttaaggttggccctgatggtcaggttgttCGTCTTAAGGCCCACTTAGtcgctaaaggctatactcaggtttatggttctgattatggtgacactttctctcctgtagccaagatagcttctgtttgtctattgctctccatggctgctatgcaTTCTTAGCCTCTTTAttagttagatattaaaaatgttttccttcatagggatcttgctgaggaatTTTATATgaagcaaccacctggtttggTTGCTCAAaaggagtctggtttagtgtgcaggttacgtcgttctctatatggcttgaaacaatcttctcgagcatggtttagccgttttagttctgttgttcaggagtttggTATGttccgcagtacagcagaccattccgttttctatcatcataactcttcgagacagtgtatttatctgttagtttatgtggacgacttcgtcattacaggcagtgatcaaaatggtattcaaaaactaaagcaacacATTTTCACCCACTTacagactaaagacttggggaaactcaagtatttcttagggattgagatagctcaatccagttccagtgtagttctttcccaaaggaagcacgctttagacatcttggaagaaaccggtatgttagactgtaaaccggtagatactcttatggatccaaatgtcaaacttataccaagacaaggggagcctttaggagatcctggAAGATATCGGCGActtataagtaaactaaactacctcaccattactcgtccagacatttcttttcctataagtgttgttagtcaattcctacagtcaccatgtgatagccattagGATgttgtaatccgcattcttcaatatatcaaaagcacaccaggccaaagtgtgttgtacgagaacagaagTCATACCCAAGTTGTTGATTACACaaatgcagattgggctggctcacccacagatagacgttccacttccgggtattgtgtttttattggaggtaacctaatatcctggaagagtaagaaacaagatgtagtggctagatctagtgctgaagccaagtatcgagctatggctctggcaacatgtgaactcatatggctgaaacatcttcttcaggagttgagatttggaaaggatgaacagatgaagttcatctgtgacaaccaagccgttttgcatattgcatccaatccagtcttccatgaaaggaccaaacacattgaagttgactgtcacttcattaaagagaagatcgcatcaggatgtgtggcgactagttttgtcaattcaaatgatcaactagcagatatttttactaaatctcttagAGGTCTTAGAATtcaatacatttgtaacaagcttggtgcatataacatatatgctccagcttgagggggagtgttagatagtgtacagttatttcagttgtttacttttccttttttttccttattgtattgtaggtcccactaacatgtatataaaTACCCAaatccaatgtgtattattaacagtttttcaataacaaaaattagggattctcccttttctctcttttcacacaACCAATCCTTTCTCTTTGAAAAATATGATACATAGTAGAAAGATAATTTTCCCTCTACTATGGAAACATGATAAAGATGGAAACAGGTAGCTTCTCTTTGGAAAGCAAAGCTACTAGAAGTGAATTAGATGTGCCGCCAACCTGTTGAAGGAAACAATGACCTgctaaaaaagaagaaagatattttcttcattttttggaACTAtgggttttctttttcatatatatatagtttttaatgctttaattaagaaaatcagAGGGAATTCTTTCAAATCAAACCCACAATCTACGTTTCAtacaaaaaatgttaaggaCCACCATTCAAGTTCCCAAATTGAAGAATTGCACTGCGATGTAACCATACTTATTGGCTCTTATTAAAGAGTACAACTCATACAACAGGGAGAAATGGCTTACCACTGTCAAATCAAGCTCCAGTTCTGACATATATGATTCTAGAGCTGTAGAATGATTCTTGAAATACTCCTCCTCTGAGTAGCTAAGCTTCTCATGAATTTCTTGAGGGAGAACAGGCCCTATCTTCCATCtcaaatttctaataatttctGCTCGATTATACCTACATAGATACAAAATCATGAACAACCTAACAAGATGATTAATCTCAAACATAAGAACTAGCTAGAAGCAGTTTGCTCAAGGAAACAACAATATCGCTGATGACAGATAATTACACATATGCCATAAGGCAGCGCTTGTTGCGCATTAAAGAAAGATGGTGGATGACCATCCCAAAGTGATCAGCATTTCTAGTTGTTTGAATGTCCATTCCTTCTTCCTGGATTTTCCTGTTATAGCATCAAACATGTCAATCACAAGACAAAATTGATGTAGCAAGCACTCATAACAAAAAAGAGAAAGTGAAATTACTAATGCATTAAATGAAATTCCTAAAGTAAACTAACTAGTGCAATTCAAATAGGTGCCAATGTAGCCTATATGATGATTTGTCTGTCAACCTTGACCATCAAATGCCATATGGCTGGGCATGTCTATGTCCATACGCCAAAAAGTTTTGGTGCGATTTAGTAGACTAGATGGTTCTATACACagaggaagacaaaaaaaaaaaggattcaaTTGCATGGCTACAGTACAAATAGTTGGAATAAAAGTGTTTACTTGAGTTtagttgtattttttatttatgaagaTGTAATAAAAGCTGAAGAGAAAGATAAGAGATCCTTcccacaaaaaaacaaaacttgatCAAAGTAAGATTAGACTCCACTATACAAGGAGAACTATACACATAGGCAGACACAAAATAACTTAGAAAATCGAAATCAACCCCTCTCAAAGTTATCTATACCTTTTGAATTACAAACCGAAAGCCAACTGAGTTGAACAACATTAAGTGGAACTATTCTAAAAGCAACGATACAAGAGGCCCAAAGGGAGGAAGAAAAATGAAGTAGATCTCACAATGTCCCTCCCGTTCTCcacttttcttcaaaaattctagcatttctctcttgccacacaatCCAAAGTAGAGTGAGACAAGCTATTTACCAAGGAGTCTTGCCTCTAATTGAGTACCCCAATCCTCTAAATGAAATAATCATCATATCTCTGATACTCCTGGGCGACACCTAAACCATATTGGCTAAATTGAAGAGCTTATATGAAAGCCCCAATGTTATTAGGCAATGTAAAAAAAGATGGTTAATCGATTCTCCACTTCCTATGCATAAAATGCACTAATAAGGATTGAGagatttgtagggtcttctcatcTATAGCAAGCCATTGGTATTTACCTTGTATACCACTAACCAAATGGGCTTTTGATTTCCCAACAAAATTGGCCAAAAAGAACGGCATTGGATTTGGGAGATTGGATAAGACCAAGAAGGaaaattttatccaaaataaaCCCAAGGATGATAAAAACCAAGCCCTTAAATCTACAGTAAAGGGAGACAAGTGCATTGGGGTAAGTGAAAACACAagtctttcaaaaaaatcaatttcactaTCAATCAAATTGCAGCAAAagttaaaaattccaaaaaagcGGGTAGGAATTACCAAAGACAATTGAAATGGCGAGATTTTTCACTAAGATAACTCTATAATGTCCTAAAAATCTTCCCATAATTGAATTCTCTCCCCGTTCCCTACCACAAAGCGTGTGTATGAGGAGAAGTCCTGAAAGACTTGTACAATAGCCTTTCAATGACATCTGTATAACTAACTAACCAAAATGTCAgcatcccatccattaggatgtccCATAAATGCTCGCAATAACTTAATGCCATAGACCACAACTTTCCCTAGGGAACCTCCGTATCCACTTTCCTTTAAGAGCACGATTTCTCAAGGCAATattcccaaaccccaaacctccATACTCCTTTGGTCTACATACCACATCCCAATTgataagatgatctttcttACCATCCCATGTCCTTGAccaaaggaagtccctttgCATTTTCTCAATCTTTAAGGCTACTAAAGTTGGGATCTTGAAAAGGGAGGAAATAACTAGGGATGTGAGACAAATATGACTAAATTAAGGTTATCCTCCCCCCCACCcccaaaagacaaaaaagtcTTTTTCCATCCATCCAACCTCCTCAATATTCTATCAGCCACTGAATCTCAAAACCCTGTTGTTTTTGGATTCCCTCCTAAAGAAAGACCTAGATAAGATAGTGACCATTCTGAAACCCCAAAATCAAGCGTTGAGGCCAACCTACATATCAACTCCTGCCTTACATTAGTACCAAAAAGAGTGCCCTtctctaaattaattttcaatcctgaTAACtgcccaaaaacgaaaaggatcAACTTAAGATTTTGCAGAATTTCCAAAGaggttttagagagagaaaaaaaattgctataTTTTAAACAGGCAAAACCTTTATGAATctttaaaagttttcaaatgATAAACAATGATATTGAGTTCAATATTGTTTGGCTTCAGCTTCTAACAAAGCAGCCAAGGATTAATAATCTACCTGATCTTCTTAAGAGTGCATACCTGAAACAATTTGTGGTGCAATGGGTAAGTGTAACTGTGAAACTcaataaaatgatggatgaaGAATCAAAATTAGTGGTATCTGACTTTCAGGGTATTTAAAACACCATATTTGACAGataaaaggaatttaaaaaaaaaacaaaaaacaaaaaaataaaaggaagatgTAGCAGTACTAGACCAGACCTAATTGCATCACTTAAACAAAGTTGgtcaataaaacaaaaactgtAGCAGtaaagggaaaaagaagaaattaaaatgaCACATGCTTGGGCCCAAAAATGAGATTGAACAAGAATTCTGCTGCAACACTATACAAGAGAGCATAAATAAGTAACTAAATGAATAACAGGGAAAAAAACATATGGCAATAATAGAAACAGGATTACCTCATCAAAGATTGAAGTTCAAGGTAATGAGTACTGCATTCTTTGACTACTTGATCAAACATGTCACTCTACATGACCATAGAAACAAATGAAACATCATTGGCACCATTATATTAATTAGTAATTACTGCATATTATTGGCAACAGGAACCATaattggagaaaaataaaagcaatagAAATGAGTAATGAATGTATCCAACCAACAAATAGCAGTAAAGagatttagaaaaatgagaaacaGCAAAGGGAAAAGAAGGCATACATCACATATTCgtaaaaacatgaaaatcaaTAACTTCGATAATGGAAAATAGAAATGAGAAATGAACTAAACTATCATTCATGAAAGGCCTCTGAGTCAAGTCTTAAGATTTTAGATTCATTGTAGAAATGCATAAAATGCCTTTAGTTCAAATCTTCGCCATCATTTGTGATTTTGGGTCCACTTATCTGTGATGGGCCCATTTATGATGATAGGTTTTGCCACAAAATTATATTCCAAAATGTGATAGGCCAATCCAATTTCCATCAGACATATAGAGACTCCatacttcattttctttttctcaaacaTTACCAAGAAAGTTGTATCTATATAAACTGTATTCTCAAGTTCAGTTTTCAGTTAGCAAACACATGAAAGACTATGCTTATTCATTATCACATACCCAAGAAAAGATTCACATTTGCAGCATAAAGACACAAAAAGGCAACTTTATAGCACAATAAGAGTTTAATTCAATGTGCAATGAACCTGAACCCAACTGTCATAGGAACAACACAGGCCAAACAGGCACAATTTCACATAAGAACTTGTGCatgttagaagaaaaaaaacattctcCATCTGAGTAAATGAATGGAGAAAATGGAACTAATCTAATGCATGGATAACTACATTGCAAAAGGAACTTTGCTAGAGAcaag from Vitis vinifera cultivar Pinot Noir 40024 chromosome 9, ASM3070453v1 includes these protein-coding regions:
- the LOC100256728 gene encoding uncharacterized protein LOC100256728 isoform X1, translating into MYGRRACQLIKEFSSAEKGQLTGFNSDMFDQVVKECSTHYLELQSLMRKIQEEGMDIQTTRNADHFGMVIHHLSLMRNKRCLMAYVYNRAEIIRNLRWKIGPVLPQEIHEKLSYSEEEYFKNHSTALESYMSELELDLTVDMVPPKDPYIQVRVLDDIGEVLLSDQSANLACHSMHFLKRIDAEQFISQGLMEELTD
- the LOC100256728 gene encoding uncharacterized protein LOC100256728 isoform X2, whose product is MFDQVVKECSTHYLELQSLMRKIQEEGMDIQTTRNADHFGMVIHHLSLMRNKRCLMAYVYNRAEIIRNLRWKIGPVLPQEIHEKLSYSEEEYFKNHSTALESYMSELELDLTVDMVPPKDPYIQVRVLDDIGEVLLSDQSANLACHSMHFLKRIDAEQFISQGLMEELTD